Part of the Caballeronia sp. SL2Y3 genome is shown below.
AACTGGTGCTTGAACTTCTCGACGATCTGGCTATAGCCGCTGCCATGAAAACATTTGACTAGCAGCGACCCCTCGGGTTTCAGATGGTTTTGAGCGAATTCCAGCGCCAGATCGCAAAGATGCTCGATCCGCGCCGCATCCGCACTCGCTACTCCGGAGAGGTTGGGGGCCATGTCGGAGATTACAAGGTCCACTTGCCGCTCGCCGACGATTTCGTCCAGTTGCGCGAGCACCGAGTCTTCGCGGAAGTCGCCCTGGATGAACGTCACGTCCGCGATCGGCTCCATCGGCAGAATATCGAGCGCGATGATCGTGCCGTCGATGCCGCCTTCGCGCTGCGCGTCGCGCTTCGAACCCTGCGCGAGCTTGTTGCGCGCGTACTGGCTCCAGCTTCCGGGCGTCGAACCCAGATCGACGATGACCTGCCCCGGCTTGATGAGCTTGTCCTGCTCGTCGATCTCCTTGAGCTTGTACGCCGCGCGGGCCCGATAGCCCTCGCGCTGCGCCATCTTCACGTACGGATCGTTGATGTGGTCATGCAACCACGAATGATTGAAGCGATTCTTTGCCATTCAAGCTGAACTCATGCCGCGTTCGTGCGGCGTGGAAGGTGTTTCGGTGGCGCGAGCAACGCGCGCCAATGCGTGGTCTCCGGATTGCGTGCCCCTGCGTGTCGTTGCTTGCCGTTGCGTGCGCGAAAACTTGCAGCAACATGCGGCGCTTTTAGCGGATAATACCCGTCTTGTCGGCCGGAACGTTTCCGCGGGCGCTCGAATGCGCCCGGCAATCGCGTCTCCGGCCTATTTTGTTTTTGGCGGCGGTCCACCTCGGCCGGCCGAACCAGGCCATCTTGCCGGCTTCTTCGCACTTCGCATTACGCGTCTGGCACGCCGTCAGGCCCGCGCCGCCCTATTTTAGTCGACTCCCCAATTTCTCATGCCAGCTCTCGAACTCTCTCCTGCCCAACGCTCCGACCTGCGCTCCCAGGCCCATGCGCTCAAGCCCGTCGTGCTCGTCGGCGCGGAGGGTTTGACGGATGCCGTGCTGAACGAAATCGGCGTGCACCTCGAAGCGCACCAGCTCATCAAGATTCGCGTATTCGGCGACGACCGCGAGGCGCGCATCGCCATTTACGACGAAATCTGCGACCGCCTGAACGCAGCGCCTATCCAGCATATCGGCAAGCTGCTGGTCATCTGGAGGCCCGAAGGCGCCGCGCCGGCCAAGAGCCGCGGAACGCGCACGCGCAGCACCATGCCGCCGAGCGCGGCCGAAGCCGTCGAGCGTCCTTCGAAGGGCCGCGCGCCGCGCATCGTCAAGGCCGTAAAGATTTCGCGCGATGCGCCTGCGTTCAAAAAGCCCAAGAAGCAGACGCTCAAGGTGCTCGGCAATGAGCGCGTGACCGCGGGCGGTAACGTGAAGCGCGCGAAGAAGCGTCAGACGAGCTCGAAGCGCCAGCATCAGGCCGCGAAGTAAGCAGCGCGGCGCGAGAACGCTCGCGCCGCATGCGGCCACGGCGCGGATCAGCTCCGCGCCCGCTTGGCCGCCATCTTCGCCGACTTGTTCTTCGGCACGATGGCGCTAGGCGCACTGCCCGGCAAGCGCCACACGAGCGCAATGCCGAAAAGACATTCGATCAGATAGATGGCGCTCGATATGCCGTGCAGAATGCCGAACTGCCGCGCATAGGGCGAACTGGCGAGATCGGTGCCGGCTGCCTGCGCCGCCATGCGCAGCGAGTTCATGAACGGCTGCAACGCGAAGTAACCGGCGAGCACGCACACCAGCATGACCGCGACAATCCACCGCACGCGCTTATAGTCGGCGATACCGCTTTTCACGAAGCGATTGCCGATCAGAATCAGAACCAACGCGCTGACGACGCCGACGAACGCCTCGATTCTGAAGTACTGCGCGGCCACCGATCCGGCCACGGCAGAGTCCAGCATCGAAAAGAGAACGGGCGTGGCGACGAGGCCGAGCGTCAGCAGGCTGCCGACCCAGAGCATGCTGACGATGCGAAAAACGCGGTGCGCGATGGCCATCAGACGTAACGGACAGCGATGATTTCGTACTCGCGCGCGCCGCCCGGCGCCTGCACCGACGCGACGTCGCCTTCAGACTTCGAAATCAGCGCGCGCGCAATCGGCGAGCTCACCGAGATCAGGCCGTGATCGATATCCGCTTCGTCGTCGCCGACGATCTGGTAGGTCACGGTGTCGCCGGATTCCAGGTCTTCCAATTCGACGGTCGCGCCGAACACCACGCGGCCGTCGGCATCCACGGTCGTCGGGTCGATCACTTGCGCCGCGGCCAGCTTCGATTCGAGTTCGGCGATCCGGCCCTCGATGAAACCCTGCTTCTCCTTCGCGGCATCGTATTCTGCGTTCTCAGACAGATCGCCCTGCGCGCGCGCTTCCGCGATCGCGTTGATGACCGCCGGACGCTCGACAGCCTTCAGGCGTTGCAATTCGTCGCGCAGCAACTCCGCGCCGCGCTTGGTCAAGGGAATCGTGCTCATAGACAACCCAAAGCAAAAAACAGCCGTAAAAAAATTACCGCGGTTAGCGCATCTCCCGTATGAGGAGATACCGCTCAACCGCGGCTCGTGTTACTTAGACCAGTCGTCGAAGCCTTAGTTTAGGCGAGCATGCAAGCCTTGTAAATCATAGACTTCCAAATCGCGCAGATAACGCAGGCCTTCCACGGCGGCACGCGCGCCGGACATCGTCGTGTAGTACGTGACCTTATTGGCCTGCGCGCTCATGCGAATCGAGCGCGAATCGGCGATCGCCGCGCGGGTTTCATCGACCGTCGTGAAGACGAGCGCGATCTCGCCGTTCTTGATCATGTCGACGATATGCGGCCGGCCGTCCTTCACCTTGTTGACGACCTTGACCGGCACGCCCGCCGCCGCGATGGCCGCAGCCGTGCCCTTGGTCGCGACGATCGGATAGCCGAGCTCGTGCAGCATGCTCGCCACTTCGACCGCCTTCGGCTTGTCCGCGTCCATCACCGTGAGAAGCACCGTGCCCGATTCCGGCAAGCGCGAACCGGCCGCGAGCTGCGACTTGAAGAGCGCCTCGCCGAACGTGCGGCCCACGCCCATCACTTCGCCGGTCGAACGCATTTCCGGTCCGAGAACCGGATCGACGGTCGGGAACTTGACGAACGGGAACACCGCTTCCTTCACGCTGAAGTACGGCGGCACGATTTCCTTCGTCACGCCTTGCTGCGCGAGCGTCTGACCGACCATGGCGCGCGCGGCGATTTTCGCGAGCGGCAGGCTCGTCGCCTTCGACACATACGGCACCGTGCGCGATGCGCGCGGGTTCACTTCCAGCACGTAGATGACGTCCTTCTTCGTGCCGTCTTCCTGCGGAACCTGCTGGATGGCGAACTGCACGTTCATCAGGCCGACGACGTTCAGCGCCTTGGCCATCGCTGCGGTTTGACGCTTCAGCTCGTCGACGGTCGCATCCGACAGCGAATACGGCGGCAGCGAACAGGCCGAATCGCCCGAATGCACGCCCGCCTGCTCGATGTGCTCCATCACGCCGCCGATGAACACGGCTTCGCCGTCCGAGATGCAGTCGACGTCGCATTCGATCGCGTCGTTGAGGAAGCGGTCGAGCAGCACCGGCGAATCGTTCGACACCTTCACGGCCTCGCGCATGTAGCGTTCGAGGTCGCGCGGCTCGTGCACGATTTCCATCGCGCGGCCGCCCAGCACATACGAAGGACGCACGACGAGCGGATAACCGATCTCTTCCGCGAGCTTCAGCGCTTCGTCTTCCGCGCGCGCGGTGCGATTCGGCGGCTGACGCAGATCCAGATCCTTCAGCAGCTTCTGGAAGCGTTCGCGGTCTTCGGCGGCGTCGATCATGTCCGGCGACGTGCCGATGATCGGTACACCGTTCGCCTCGAGATCCAGCGCGAGCTTGAGCGGCGTCTGGCCGCCGTACTGCACGATCACGCCGACCGGCTTTTCCAGATCGACGACTTCGAGCACGTCTTCGAGCGTGAGCGATTCGAAGTAGAGGCGGTCGGAGGTGTCGTAGTCCGTGGACACGGTCTCCGGATTGCAGTTGACCATGATGGTTTCATAGCCGTCTTCGCGCATGGCGAGCGCGGCGTGAACGCAGCAGTAGTCGAACTCGATGCCCTGCCCGATCCGGTTCGGCCCGCCGCCGAGCACCATGATCTTCTTCTTGTCCGTCGGATTCGCTTCGCACTCTTCCTCGTAGGTCGAGTACATGTAGGCGGTCTTCGTCGCGAATTCGGCCGCGCACGTGTCGACGCGCTTGTACACCGGACGCACCTTCAGCGCATGGCGCTTCTTGCGCACGTCGGCTTGCGTCGAGCCCGTGAGTTTGGCGAGACGCCGATCCGAGAAGCCGCTCTTTTTCAGATACAGCAGTTCGTCACGCGTGAGGCTTTCGAGCGTGCGGCCTTGCAGCGCCTTTTCCTTCAGCACGATTTGTTCGATCTGCGCGAGGAACCACGGATCGATCGACGTTTCCTCGAAGATTTCCTCGGGCGTGAGGCCGAGGCGGAACGCGTCGCCGAGATACCAGATGCGGTCCGGGCCCGGCTCGCCGATCTCGCGGATCACTTCGTCGCGGCTCGTGGTCTTTTCGTCGAGACCGTCCACGCCGACTTCCAGACCGCGCAGCGCCTTCTGGAACGACTCCTGGAACGTGCGGCCGATGGCCATGACTTCGCCGACCGACTTCATCTGCGTCGTGAGACGCGAATCGGCTTCGCGGAATTTCTCGAACGCGAAACGCGGCACCTTCGTCACGACATAGTCGATGGTCGGCTCGAACGATGCCGGCGTCTGCCCGCCGGTGATTTCGTTCTTGAGCTCGTCGAGCGTGTAGCCGCATGCGAGCTTCGCGGCGACCTTGGCGATCGGGAAGCCCGTCGCCTTCGATGCCAAAGCGGATGAGCGCGACACACGCGGATTCATTTCGATGACGACCATGCGGCCGTCCTTCGGATTGATCGCGAACTGCACGTTCGAGCCGCCCGTGTCCACGCCGATCTCGCGCAGCACCGCGAGCGACGCGTTACGCAGCACCTGATACTCCTTGTCGGTGAGCGTCTGCGCGGGCGCGACGGTGATGGAGTCGCCGGTGTGCACGCCCATCGGATCGAGGTTTTCGATGGAGCACACGATGATGCAGTTGTCCTTTTTATCGCGGACCACTTCCATCTCGTACTCTTTCCAGCCGAGCAGCGATTCTTCGATCAAGAGCTCGCGCGTCGGCGAAAGATCGAGACCGCGACGGCAGATTTCCTCGAACTCTTCCTTGTTGTACGCGATGCCGCCGCCCGATCCGCCGAGCGTGAACGACGGCCGGATCACGGTCGGATAACCGCCGCTGCCGGTCGCTTCGGCGATCTGGGCCTGCACGGCGAGCGCCTCTTCCATCGAATGCGCGATGCCCGACTTGGCCGAACCGAGGCCGATCTTGGTCATCGCGTCCTTGAACTTCTGGCGGTCTTCCGCCTTGTCGATGGCTTCCGGCGACGCGCCGATCAGCTCGACGTTGTACTTCTCCAGCACGCCGTGATGGAACAGGTCGAGCGCGCAATTGAGCGCGGTCTGCCCGCCCATGGTCGGCAGGATCGCGTCCGGGCGCTCTTTCGCGATGATGCGCTCGACCACTTCCCACGAGATCGGCTCGATGTAGGTGACGTCCGCCGTGTTCGGGTCGGTCATGATCGTCGCGGGATTGCTGTTGACGAGAATGACCTTGTAGCCTTCCTCGCGCAGCGCCTTGCACGCCTGCGCGCCGGAATAGTCGAACTCGCACGCCTGACCGATGATGATCGGGCCCGCGCCGATGATGAGAATGCTCTTGATGTCTGTGCGCTTCGGCATAACTGTGCTCTGTGGTGTTCTTTATGCGGCGACCTTCGCCGTCTCCATCAGCTTGATGAAGCGGTCGAACAGATACGCGATGTCGTGCGGGCCGGGCGACGCTTCCGGATGGCCCTGGAAGCAGAACGCGGGCTTGTCGGTCAGCGCGAAGCCTTGCAACGTGCCGTCGAAGAGCGAGACGTGCGTGACCTTCGCGTTCGCGGGGAGCGTCGCGGCATCGACCGCGAAGCCGTGGTTCTGCGACGTGATCACGACGCGGCCGTCTTCCATGTCCTTCACCGGATGGTTCGCGCCGTGGTGGCCGGTCTTCATCTTCGTGGTCTTGGCACCGACGGCGAGCCCCATGATCTGATGCCCGAGGCAGATGCCGAACGTGGGAATGCCGCGCTCGATGAATTCACGCGTGGCGGCGATCGCGTAGTCGCACGGTTCGGGGTCGCCGGGGCCGTTGGACAGGAAGATGCCGTCCGGGTTGAGCGCCAGCGCGTCGGCGGCGGTCGCTTCGGCGGGAAGCACGGTCACGTGACAGCCGCGCTCGGCCAGCATGCGGAGGATGTTGTACTTCACGCCGTAATCGAACGCGACGACGCGGAATTTCGGCGCGTCCTGCGTGCCGTAGCCGCTGCCGAGGCGCCATTCGCGCTGCGTCCATTCGTAACGCTCTTTCGTCGACACGACCTTCGCGAGGTCCATGCCGGCGAGTCCGGGGAACGAGCGCGCGAGTTCGAGAGCCTTCGCCTCGTCGTCGCTGCCGGCGAGGATGCAGCCGTTCTGCGCGCCCTTGTCGCGCAGAATGCGCGTGAGCTTGCGCGTGTCGATGCCCGCAATGGCGGGGATGCCCTGCGCCTTCAGATAGTCGGAGAGGGTTTGCTCGGAACGGAAATTCGAAGCGAGCACCGGCAGATCACGGATGATGAGGCCGGCGGCATGGACTCGGCTGGCTTCGACGTCCTCGGCGTTGACGCCGACGTTGCCGATGTGCGGATAAGTCAGGGTGACGATCTGGCGGGCGTAGCTCGGATCGGTCAGGATTTCCTGATAGCCGGTGATCGCGGTGTTGAACACCACTTCGCCGATCGTCGAACCTGCGGCGCCGATCGATTGACCACGAAAGACCGTGCCGTCGGCAAGTGCGAGAAGTGCTGGGGAGAATGACGGCAACACGGGAAGCTCCTTGGGGAACACCCTGTTACCGACCTGTCTGTCCGAAATTCAGGCGTGGGGCCGCGGCACGAAGCGAGCGCGGGCATCCTTGCGCGAGGGCGGCGGCTTACACGCGGGAAACCCGGGAATCGAAGCTCGGACCGGCATGCTCGCAGCGAGCGAACGAGGTTGCCAAGCGGACGATTGCGACGTGCAGCGCGCGCTGCCAGGCGCAGCGAACGACGGTGTATGGGAGGTAGGCGCTAGGGTGCGGGTTGATATGCTCAAACCTTCGAATTATAGCGTGAAATCAGACGTTTCGCCAAATTTCGGAAGTCTCTGCTTGCCGCGCCCCGTTTCCTGCGACGCCTCTACGATGCAGTCCGTCTGGTCTTGTGCAGCACGCGGCTGGGCAACACGTACCAGACCGCGCTCGCCAATTGCAACGCGATCAGAATGCTCCATACCGTCACATGCGCGACAGCCGGATAGTGACCGCCTTCCGGCGTCCAATGCGAAAGCACCGCGCCCACGCCGACCTGGAACCCGAAGATCAGCAGGAAAATGACGAGCGTGAGCGTCGTCGTCGCCCGGCCGATCATGTGCGAGGGGAAGTACTCCGCCATCACCGCGTAGCTCAAAATGCCGGTGCCGCCGAACACGCCGTAGGCGGCGAGCAGCGTCGCGGGCGGCAGCGGCACGCGCAGCACCATCAGCACCTGCACGAGAACGTAGAGCGCCATCCCCACGCCGCAGAACGCGTACACCGACACGCCGCGCCGCTCCATGCCGCGCGCCGCCGCGCCGAAGCCGACGCACCCGAGCATCATCGCGAAGCCGAGCACCGAGACGAGCGCGGCGGCGTGCGCGGGCGTCAGGTTCATCACGTCGAGCAGATAGGGGCGGATCCAGAGCGATTGCATCGCGTAGAAGACGCCCTGCGTGACGACGGAGAACGACGCGATCTTCCAGAACGCGCCGCTTTTGAGGATATGCCAGGTGCCCTTGAACTGGCTGATGACGTCGGCCTGATGATGCGAGTCCGCGTTGCGAGGCGCGAACAGCGCGATGGCTGCCGCGACGACCAGCGTGAACACGCCGAGGCCGATCGATACCTGTCGCCACGTAGTCGTTTGCAATAGCGACGCGAGCGGTGAGCCGACCACCACCCCGCCGAGCCCGCCGACCGCCATGGTGAAGCCGTTGACGAGCGGCAGGCGCGCGACCGGAAAATGCTGCGCGGACGCCTTGAACGCCGCGCTCAGACAGACGGAGACGCCGATGCCGATCAGCAAACGCCCCACCATCAATCCGCCCAGCCCGTGCGACGCACCGAACGTCCATATGCCGGCCGCCGCGAACACCAGCATGCCGGCGGTGACGCGGCGCGGGCCGTAGTGGTCCAGCAGCACGCCGACCGGAATCTGCGCGATCGCGAAGCCGATGAAATAGAGCGACGTCAGCAAGCCGAGATCGGCGGCGGACAGACCGAGATCATGCGTGATGAGCGGCGCAAAGCCGAGGTTGACGCCGCGAAACACGTACGAGACGAAATACCCGGCGGCGAAGAGGAAGAATACCCGCAGACGAACGGAGGACGGCATGCGCTGGACAGTTGTTCTTTTGAAACGCCAGTTTAACTGCGCCGCCAAACGAAAACGCCGTCACCTTGGTGACGGCGTGGAATAAGCAGAAAGCGCGCGCCGCGCTGCCCTTATTTCTTCTTGGCCTTGGAACCGCCCGAATGCGCGGCGGCGTGCTTTTCCGTTCTGGCCGAGGCAGCGGGCTTGGCCGAAGCGCCCGTCTTCGGCGAGATCGTAGTCGACACGCGCGTGAGCGTATGTCCCGGCGCCTTGCCGTGCGGCGTTTTCGCGGTGACATGCGTGCCGATTCGGCTGACGCCGCCCGACGAACGGCTCGACGCCGCCACCGTCTCGACGCGCACCGGACCGGGCTCGGCCGGCACGGCACGACCGTACGGCACGTGCAGCACGACGACTTGCCCCGGCATGAACATGTCGCGATGCGTATGGTTCCAGGCCCGCACCTGCGCCACCGATACGTTGTAACGGTCCGCCAGCGTCGCGATGGACTGCTTGCGGCGCACGCGAATGGCCATCTTGCGCGTATCGGGCACATCGCGCTCGACCGCAAGCATTGCGTTCGCGGCGACGTCCGCGCTGATGTCTTCGTCGTCATCGTCCGTGCGCGGCACGACGATGGTCGAACCCGGCTTCAGACGCATGCCCGCCGGAATGCGGTTGACCGACATGAGCGTGTCCGCGTCGACGCCGATTTTTTCTGCGATGGCCGCGGGCCGCGCCCGCTCCGTCACCGTGTACGTGGTCCACGACGACAACGCGCCCGTGTACGAACCGAGGTTGCGCTGGAACGTGGCGGCGTTGTCGAACGGCAGCAGGATTTGCGGATTCGTCGCGCCGAGAATGACCGGCTTCGAGAACGACGGATTCAGCGAGCGGAATTCCTCGACGCTCATGCCGGCGAGCTTCGCGGCCATGGTCACGTCGATATCGCGCGCGGTCGTGACCGTGACGAAGTACGGGTGATTCGGAATGTCCGGCAGCGCGAGGCCGTACTGCTGCGGGCTCATCACGATGTTCTTGACGGCCTGCAGCTTCGGCACGTAATTGCGCGTTTCGTTGGGCATGCGCAGGCTTTCGTAGTCGGTCGGCAAACCGGCCGCTTCGTTGCGCGCAATGGCCCGCTGCACGTTGCCCTCGCCCCAGTTGTACGCGGCGAGCGCCAGGTGCCAGTCGCCGAACATGTCATGCAGACGCGAGAGGTAATCCAGCGCGGCGCTCGTCGACGCGAGCACGTCGCGGCGCTCGTCCTGCCACATGTTCTGCTTGAGGTTGTAGTCGCGGCCGGTGCCCGGCACGAACTGCCACATGCCGGCCGCCTTCGCAACCGATAGCGCCTGCGGGTTGTACGCCGACTCGATGAACGGCAGAAGCGCCAGTTCCGTCGGCATATGGCGCTGCTCCAATTCCTCGACGATGTGATACAGGTACTTCTGCGAGCGCGTGGTCATGCGCTCGACGTAGTCCGGGCGCTGCGCGTACCAGTTCACCTGCATGTCGACGAGATCGCTTTGCAGGTCCGGAATCTGGAAGCCATTGCGAATGCGGCTCCACAAGTCCGCCGAACCGGCGAGCGAAGTGACAGGCGTCTTGTCGACGTTGATGGTTTCCTTGGCGGCTGCGGTGCGGCGAATCGTGTCGGCGACTTGTTGCTGCGAGGCGGCGGTAGGAGTAGCGGAAGTAGGATCGGAGGCGGGCGCTGTCGGCCCCTGGCTGGCACACGCGGCCAGCGTCAGGACGGATAGCGCGCTCAATGTTAGTCGCATGAACGTCTCGGCTTCCAAAAGATATGCCTGGAAATTTGGAGCCGATAGTACGGAACCGAACCTAGGACGTCAATAAGAATGCACGTAAAACCCCTGCAAAATCTTGCATCTATCGCCGTTCCTAAAGTATTGGATGAAGTTCCCTGCGATTAGCGGAAGTTATCCTTCCATCCGCGCAGCATGCGAAACGCCTCGGTGCGGCCGGCGACCGGCTCCTTGAACTGCGCGACAAGCGCCGCCTGAATTGCCGGCTGATCGACGCGCAAGAACGGATTTACCGCTTTTTCATGACCGATGGTCGTGGGCAGCGTCGGCTTGCCGGCGGCGCGCAGCGCCTGCGCTTCGTCGCTCCAGCGCGAGAGCGCCGCGCTGTCCGGCTCGCAGGCCCGCGCGAAGCGAATGTTCGACAGCGTGTATTCGTGCGCGCAGTGCACGAGCGTCGCATCGGGAAGCGCCGCAAGCGCGTCGAGCGAGGTGAGCATCTGCTGCGGCGTGCCTTCGAAAAGACGCCCGCAGCCGCTCGCGAACAGCGTGTCGCCGCAGAAGACATGCGGCGTGCCGCTGCTGTCGTCTTCCTGAAAATACGCGATATGGCCGGCCGTATGGCCAGGCACATCCATGACGATGAAGCTGAGTTCCGGCTGCGCGATGCGCACCGTGTCGCCGCCTGCCAGCCGCTCGGTCAGATGCTCGATGCGCTCGCCCGCCGGTCCGTACACGGGAATGCCCTCGTCCGATCGGCTATCGAGCAATGCTTTCACGCCGCCGACATGGTCGCGATGATGGTGCGTGAGTAAAATAGCGGTCAGCCGCCAGCCGCGTTCCGCGAGATAGGCCTCGACGGGCGCGGCGTCGCCCGGGTCGATCACGACGGCATCGCGCGAATCCGACACGAGCCAGATGTAGTTGTCTTCGAAGGCCGGGACCGGCACGTACTCGAGTTCGCGCCTGGGCGCGCGTTTGGACGAATCTTCAGCAAACGAATCCATGGCGATCATCTACGCGGCATCCGAACATGTCTGACCGAGCGATTATAGACTGGCCCGCCTGGACGAGCTCCGCGCCCGGACGCTACGTGCTGGACTGGGAGCAGGCGCAGCTCGACCGCGTGGTCTGCGATATCTTCGGCTATCACGCGCTTCAGCTCGGCATGCCGCAACTGGATGCCCTGCGCGAGAATCGCATGACCGGGCGCGCGCTCGTGCTCGACGCCGAAAGCGGCGCGAGCGCGCCGTACACGCTGCCGCGCACATCCTCAAGAGGCGCGAGCGCGCCGGAAGGACGCAGCACGGTCTGGTGCGAATTCCTGGATCTGCCGTTCGAAGCGCAGAGCGTCGATTTGCTCGTGCTTCCGCATACGCTGGAATTCTCGAGTGATCCGCACCGGCTCTTGCGCGAAGCCGAGCGCGTGCTCGTCCCCGAAGGCCAGCTGATCATTCTCGGCTTCAATTCGCTCAGTTTGTGGGGCGCGCGGCAGTCGCTCGGCAAGGTGGCGGGA
Proteins encoded:
- the greA gene encoding transcription elongation factor GreA yields the protein MSTIPLTKRGAELLRDELQRLKAVERPAVINAIAEARAQGDLSENAEYDAAKEKQGFIEGRIAELESKLAAAQVIDPTTVDADGRVVFGATVELEDLESGDTVTYQIVGDDEADIDHGLISVSSPIARALISKSEGDVASVQAPGGAREYEIIAVRYV
- a CDS encoding nitrate/nitrite transporter, with product MPSSVRLRVFFLFAAGYFVSYVFRGVNLGFAPLITHDLGLSAADLGLLTSLYFIGFAIAQIPVGVLLDHYGPRRVTAGMLVFAAAGIWTFGASHGLGGLMVGRLLIGIGVSVCLSAAFKASAQHFPVARLPLVNGFTMAVGGLGGVVVGSPLASLLQTTTWRQVSIGLGVFTLVVAAAIALFAPRNADSHHQADVISQFKGTWHILKSGAFWKIASFSVVTQGVFYAMQSLWIRPYLLDVMNLTPAHAAALVSVLGFAMMLGCVGFGAAARGMERRGVSVYAFCGVGMALYVLVQVLMVLRVPLPPATLLAAYGVFGGTGILSYAVMAEYFPSHMIGRATTTLTLVIFLLIFGFQVGVGAVLSHWTPEGGHYPAVAHVTVWSILIALQLASAVWYVLPSRVLHKTRRTAS
- the carB gene encoding carbamoyl-phosphate synthase large subunit, translated to MPKRTDIKSILIIGAGPIIIGQACEFDYSGAQACKALREEGYKVILVNSNPATIMTDPNTADVTYIEPISWEVVERIIAKERPDAILPTMGGQTALNCALDLFHHGVLEKYNVELIGASPEAIDKAEDRQKFKDAMTKIGLGSAKSGIAHSMEEALAVQAQIAEATGSGGYPTVIRPSFTLGGSGGGIAYNKEEFEEICRRGLDLSPTRELLIEESLLGWKEYEMEVVRDKKDNCIIVCSIENLDPMGVHTGDSITVAPAQTLTDKEYQVLRNASLAVLREIGVDTGGSNVQFAINPKDGRMVVIEMNPRVSRSSALASKATGFPIAKVAAKLACGYTLDELKNEITGGQTPASFEPTIDYVVTKVPRFAFEKFREADSRLTTQMKSVGEVMAIGRTFQESFQKALRGLEVGVDGLDEKTTSRDEVIREIGEPGPDRIWYLGDAFRLGLTPEEIFEETSIDPWFLAQIEQIVLKEKALQGRTLESLTRDELLYLKKSGFSDRRLAKLTGSTQADVRKKRHALKVRPVYKRVDTCAAEFATKTAYMYSTYEEECEANPTDKKKIMVLGGGPNRIGQGIEFDYCCVHAALAMREDGYETIMVNCNPETVSTDYDTSDRLYFESLTLEDVLEVVDLEKPVGVIVQYGGQTPLKLALDLEANGVPIIGTSPDMIDAAEDRERFQKLLKDLDLRQPPNRTARAEDEALKLAEEIGYPLVVRPSYVLGGRAMEIVHEPRDLERYMREAVKVSNDSPVLLDRFLNDAIECDVDCISDGEAVFIGGVMEHIEQAGVHSGDSACSLPPYSLSDATVDELKRQTAAMAKALNVVGLMNVQFAIQQVPQEDGTKKDVIYVLEVNPRASRTVPYVSKATSLPLAKIAARAMVGQTLAQQGVTKEIVPPYFSVKEAVFPFVKFPTVDPVLGPEMRSTGEVMGVGRTFGEALFKSQLAAGSRLPESGTVLLTVMDADKPKAVEVASMLHELGYPIVATKGTAAAIAAAGVPVKVVNKVKDGRPHIVDMIKNGEIALVFTTVDETRAAIADSRSIRMSAQANKVTYYTTMSGARAAVEGLRYLRDLEVYDLQGLHARLN
- a CDS encoding YhbY family RNA-binding protein; this translates as MPALELSPAQRSDLRSQAHALKPVVLVGAEGLTDAVLNEIGVHLEAHQLIKIRVFGDDREARIAIYDEICDRLNAAPIQHIGKLLVIWRPEGAAPAKSRGTRTRSTMPPSAAEAVERPSKGRAPRIVKAVKISRDAPAFKKPKKQTLKVLGNERVTAGGNVKRAKKRQTSSKRQHQAAK
- the carA gene encoding glutamine-hydrolyzing carbamoyl-phosphate synthase small subunit encodes the protein MLPSFSPALLALADGTVFRGQSIGAAGSTIGEVVFNTAITGYQEILTDPSYARQIVTLTYPHIGNVGVNAEDVEASRVHAAGLIIRDLPVLASNFRSEQTLSDYLKAQGIPAIAGIDTRKLTRILRDKGAQNGCILAGSDDEAKALELARSFPGLAGMDLAKVVSTKERYEWTQREWRLGSGYGTQDAPKFRVVAFDYGVKYNILRMLAERGCHVTVLPAEATAADALALNPDGIFLSNGPGDPEPCDYAIAATREFIERGIPTFGICLGHQIMGLAVGAKTTKMKTGHHGANHPVKDMEDGRVVITSQNHGFAVDAATLPANAKVTHVSLFDGTLQGFALTDKPAFCFQGHPEASPGPHDIAYLFDRFIKLMETAKVAA
- a CDS encoding transglycosylase SLT domain-containing protein yields the protein MRLTLSALSVLTLAACASQGPTAPASDPTSATPTAASQQQVADTIRRTAAAKETINVDKTPVTSLAGSADLWSRIRNGFQIPDLQSDLVDMQVNWYAQRPDYVERMTTRSQKYLYHIVEELEQRHMPTELALLPFIESAYNPQALSVAKAAGMWQFVPGTGRDYNLKQNMWQDERRDVLASTSAALDYLSRLHDMFGDWHLALAAYNWGEGNVQRAIARNEAAGLPTDYESLRMPNETRNYVPKLQAVKNIVMSPQQYGLALPDIPNHPYFVTVTTARDIDVTMAAKLAGMSVEEFRSLNPSFSKPVILGATNPQILLPFDNAATFQRNLGSYTGALSSWTTYTVTERARPAAIAEKIGVDADTLMSVNRIPAGMRLKPGSTIVVPRTDDDDEDISADVAANAMLAVERDVPDTRKMAIRVRRKQSIATLADRYNVSVAQVRAWNHTHRDMFMPGQVVVLHVPYGRAVPAEPGPVRVETVAASSRSSGGVSRIGTHVTAKTPHGKAPGHTLTRVSTTISPKTGASAKPAASARTEKHAAAHSGGSKAKKK
- the gloB gene encoding hydroxyacylglutathione hydrolase translates to MIAMDSFAEDSSKRAPRRELEYVPVPAFEDNYIWLVSDSRDAVVIDPGDAAPVEAYLAERGWRLTAILLTHHHRDHVGGVKALLDSRSDEGIPVYGPAGERIEHLTERLAGGDTVRIAQPELSFIVMDVPGHTAGHIAYFQEDDSSGTPHVFCGDTLFASGCGRLFEGTPQQMLTSLDALAALPDATLVHCAHEYTLSNIRFARACEPDSAALSRWSDEAQALRAAGKPTLPTTIGHEKAVNPFLRVDQPAIQAALVAQFKEPVAGRTEAFRMLRGWKDNFR
- a CDS encoding RlmE family RNA methyltransferase, which translates into the protein MAKNRFNHSWLHDHINDPYVKMAQREGYRARAAYKLKEIDEQDKLIKPGQVIVDLGSTPGSWSQYARNKLAQGSKRDAQREGGIDGTIIALDILPMEPIADVTFIQGDFREDSVLAQLDEIVGERQVDLVISDMAPNLSGVASADAARIEHLCDLALEFAQNHLKPEGSLLVKCFHGSGYSQIVEKFKHQFKVVAPRKPKASRDKSSETFILGRRLKNPAAGPA
- a CDS encoding DUF4149 domain-containing protein, producing MAIAHRVFRIVSMLWVGSLLTLGLVATPVLFSMLDSAVAGSVAAQYFRIEAFVGVVSALVLILIGNRFVKSGIADYKRVRWIVAVMLVCVLAGYFALQPFMNSLRMAAQAAGTDLASSPYARQFGILHGISSAIYLIECLFGIALVWRLPGSAPSAIVPKNKSAKMAAKRARS